The Humulus lupulus chromosome 4, drHumLupu1.1, whole genome shotgun sequence genome has a window encoding:
- the LOC133832236 gene encoding glyceraldehyde-3-phosphate dehydrogenase GAPCP2, chloroplastic-like translates to MATGQFKAETLFDLMKHHFETKEAPLHVSNVQVIDLVTGYVTASMVVHEEFGILEGLMTTIHATTATQKTVDGPSMKDWREGRGAGQNIIPSSTGATKAIGKVLPELKGKTY, encoded by the exons ATGGCGACTGGTCAGTTCAAGGCAGAGACTTTGTTCGATTTGATGAAGCATCACTTCGAAACCAAAGAGG CTCCGCTTCATGTTTCAAATGTTCAAGTTATTGATCTAGTCACAGGGTATGTGACGGCGTCCATG GTTGTTCATGAGGAATTTGGTATTCTTGAAGGTTTAATGACAACTATTCATGCAACTACAG CAACACAGAAGACTGTTGATGGCCCATCAATGAAGGATTGGAGAGAAGGTCGTGGAGCTGGACAAAATATCATTCCTAGTTCTACTGGTGCTACAAAG GCTATTGGAAAGGTTCTCCCAGAACTGAAGGGGAAAACTTACTAG